CCACCGGCTCGGCGGTCTCGAGGAGTTCGATCTTCTGGGCGGTGGTCAGGAAGGGTGAGTAGCCGGAGTTGTCGGCGAGCTGCGAGACGTCGTCGATCTGCTGGACGCGGTCGACGACCTGCCAGGCGCCGCGCTTCTTCAGCCAGTCGGTGGCGAGTGCCTTGTACTCCGTGACCAGTTCGGTGACCGAGCCGGGCAGCGGGTCGGGCACGGTCTCCTCGACACGCGAGCCCTCGACCCAGAGCGCGGCGCCCGGGCCCGTGGTCCCCGCGCCGATCTTCACCCGGCCGCGGCCGCGGATGAGAGCGCCGGGGTCGCCGTCCGAGAGCCGGCCGACCTGCTCGACGGTCCCGAGCACGCCCGTCGCTGCGTACGTTCCGTCGACGCGCGGAACAAGCAGCACGGTCGGCTTGCTTGCACCACTGGAACGCGCGGCGGCCTGGGCGGCCTCCACCGCGGCTCGTACGTCGTTGTCGGACAGGTCGAGCGGCACCACCATTCCGGGCAGCACGACCTCGTCGTCGAGCGGCAGCACGGGCAAGGTGAGCGGTGTGGACGTCGAAGCCATGATCTCCCCTTAGGCAGTCAAGTTGAGCTGTAAGGACTCAATGCATGGACTCAATGCATGACGCCGGGGAGTTGTTCCCCGGGAAGCGTTCGCTCTGAGCGATCAGGCATGGGGCCGTGCGGCTCGCCGGGCCGGCAGCCCCAGGACCGCTCACCCCAAAGTGCCCGCGGGCCCGCCGACGGGTCGGCCACACTGCTGCGAGGGACCGGTGCTCGTGCGATACGGAGGGCAGGTGGGCGCGTGCGAGGGATGAGGCAGGGGCGGTGCGGGGCGGCGGGAGTGCTGCTGGGTGTCCTGCTGGTGGCGGGGTGCGCGTCCGGCGAGGGCGGAGACGACGGCGGGAATCCGACCCGCTCGGGGTCCTCTGCCGCGACGACGCCCGCCGCCGCGCTTCCCCTGGTCCAGGTGACCGTCACCGGTGGCATCGCCGGCGTGCGCAACGATCTACTCGTCCGGGACGACGGCACCTACACCACGTCGACGAAGAACGGCCACAAGGGCTCCGGCCGGATGACGCCGGCCGAACTGGCCGAGCTGCGGCGGGCTCTGGAGAAGGCGGACTTCGCGCGGCTCCCCCGTAAGGCCACCGGCAGTCCCGTCGCGGACGGGTTCATCTACCGGATCACCTACGCGGGCCACACCGTCACCACGGACGAGACGAACCGGCTACCCGCCCTGCGGGACGTATTCGCCGCGCTGCCGGGGGACTGACCGGCGTACGCCTTCGGGCCTGAGCGACCAGCGGCGCACGGCGGGCCAGCAGGCGACACCGGCCAGCAGGGCCAGCGGATGGCCCCAGTTGGTGAGCGGGTCCTCGAAGGCCAGCAGGTCCTGGAACTGCATCAGGAAGACGAAGCCGAGCAGCGTCCCGCGCTGGACGGGGCCGAGCAGTCCGGCGAGGGCGCCGATGCACGCCATCAGGCCGAAGCTGATGCCGTAGTCGAGGCGGTGCAGCGACGTGACCGGCAGATGCCCGGTCATGACGGAGACCGCCACGGGTATCTCGGTGGCCAGGGTCGCCCCGACATGGCCCAGCAGGAACACGCCCGCTGTGCGAGTGCCGCCGATCCGGCGCTCCAGCGCGGTGAGAGTGAAGAGGAAGGCGACGGCGTACGAGGACGCCAGGCCGCCCGCGACCCACAGGGCGCTGGCTCCGAGAACAAGGAGCGGAGTGTGGGCCAAATGGGTGACATCGGTGCTGGAGCCGCGGAGCATCGTGGAGACGGTGGCCGGATCGCCGTACTCCACGAAGAGCGAGGTGGCGATCAGGACGAGGGCGTAGCCGAAGGTGAACGGTGTGCCCGTCGGTGTCGGCAGGAGCCGCAGTGCCCGGCGCCACAGGGGCCGTCGTACACAGCGGGCCGGCGCAGGTGTCGGGGCCGGTGGGAACGCGACTGCCGGCGTCGCCCTCCGCGTCGCGGTGCGCTGGGTCGGTATGCCGCCCAGCAGTTCCCGGCCGGTGGCCGGATCGCGCGTCGAAAGCTGGTCCACGCGTGAGGCCCCTCTCGTCCAACCCCGAACGAACCCCCACCCAACGCGATCACCATGACCCCCGTCTATGACCTGCGCCACACGAGGCAACCTTCGCGCCACCTCGAACGTCCCGCGCCTGCCACACCGCACCAACCAGCTGTGAGTCGGCTGTGAGTCCACTGTGAACCGGGCGGGACCGCTGTTTGGCGAGGGCCACAGGGGCAACCCGCCGAGTGGGCCGAAACCATTTGTCCCTCTCGCCCCATCCCGACACCATGGCCATCCACACCTGTCCGTCCCGTCGCCGAGAGGTAACCACCATGCCGCTTCATGCCGACGCACCTCTCACCCTCGAGCGCCGTGAGGGCCACCACGGAGAGGTCGTCCTGCGAAAGCGCGGCGAGCACCACGAGATCATCGCCAACGGGTGCTTCCTGATGGACACCTCCGACGGCCGCTCCGAACGCCTCCTCGTCGACGCCGCCTACGACGCGCTCGAGGCGCGCACAGCCGCCCCCGCCCTCCTCATCGGCGGTCTCGGCGTCGGCTTCTCTCTCGCGCGCGCCGCCGCCAACCCCCACTGGCGTCACATCATCGTCGTCGAACGCGAGCAGGCGATCATCGACTGGCACCGTTCGGGGCCGCTCGCACGGATCTCCGGCGGCGCGCTCGCCGACCCCCGCAGCGTGATCCTGCACACGGACCTCGTCACTCATCTGGGCACGACCACGGACCGCTACGACGCGCTGTGCCTGGACATCGACAACGGGCCCGACTGGACCGTCACCGACGACAACGCAAATCTCTACTCACCGGCCGGACTCGCAGCCTGTCAGGGGCGGTTGGAGCCCGGAGGCGTGCTCGCTGTCTGGTCGGCCCGGCCCTCCCCCGCTTTTGAGGATGCGTTGCGGAATGCCGGATTCACCGGGGTAAGAACCGAAGAGATCCGGGTTGCCCGAGGAGTACCCGACGTGGTCCATCTCGCTGTTCGCCCTGCGTAGCCGGGACGCTGCCAATGCCCTTACGCTGCTCACCTACACACGGGATCTACACCGGCATGCAGCTCGCGAGAACGCGTACAGGGGCGGGGCCATGGAGCAGACACACACCACGCACAACGGCGTCGCGGCCACACCCGGCGCCCAGCGCCGGGTGCTGGTCGTCGAGGACGATTCGACGATCGTCGATGCCATCGCTGCCCGGCTGCGGGCCGAGGGCTTTCTCGTCCAGACGGCCTTGGACGGACCTGCCGCCGTCGACGCGGCCGAGGCCTGGCAACCCGATCTGATGGTGCTCGACGTGATGCTGCCGGGCTTCGACGGCCTGGAGGTCTGCCGCCGGGTCCAGGCCCAGCGCCCCGTCCCCGTGCTGATGCTCACGGCCCGCGACGACGAGACGGACATGCTCGTCGGACTCGGTGTCGGCGCCGACGACTACATGACCAAACCGTTCTCGATGCGGGAGCTCGCGGCACGTGTGCATGTGCTGCTGCGCCGCGTCGAGCGCGCCGCACTCGCCGCCGTGACACCGCGCAGCGGCATCCTGCGCCTCGGCGAGCTGGAGATCGACCACGCCCAGCGCCGGGTCCGGGTGCGCAGCGAGGACGTGCATCTCACCCCGACCGAGTTCGACCTGCTCGTCTGCCTGGCGAACAC
This window of the Streptomyces sp. SLBN-118 genome carries:
- a CDS encoding protealysin inhibitor emfourin, whose product is MRGMRQGRCGAAGVLLGVLLVAGCASGEGGDDGGNPTRSGSSAATTPAAALPLVQVTVTGGIAGVRNDLLVRDDGTYTTSTKNGHKGSGRMTPAELAELRRALEKADFARLPRKATGSPVADGFIYRITYAGHTVTTDETNRLPALRDVFAALPGD
- a CDS encoding response regulator transcription factor, with product MEQTHTTHNGVAATPGAQRRVLVVEDDSTIVDAIAARLRAEGFLVQTALDGPAAVDAAEAWQPDLMVLDVMLPGFDGLEVCRRVQAQRPVPVLMLTARDDETDMLVGLGVGADDYMTKPFSMRELAARVHVLLRRVERAALAAVTPRSGILRLGELEIDHAQRRVRVRSEDVHLTPTEFDLLVCLANTPRAVLSREQLLAEVWDWADASGTRTVDSHIKALRRKIGAERIRTVHGVGYALETPAP
- a CDS encoding rhomboid-like protein is translated as MDQLSTRDPATGRELLGGIPTQRTATRRATPAVAFPPAPTPAPARCVRRPLWRRALRLLPTPTGTPFTFGYALVLIATSLFVEYGDPATVSTMLRGSSTDVTHLAHTPLLVLGASALWVAGGLASSYAVAFLFTLTALERRIGGTRTAGVFLLGHVGATLATEIPVAVSVMTGHLPVTSLHRLDYGISFGLMACIGALAGLLGPVQRGTLLGFVFLMQFQDLLAFEDPLTNWGHPLALLAGVACWPAVRRWSLRPEGVRRSVPRQRGEYVPQGG
- a CDS encoding spermidine synthase, whose protein sequence is MPLHADAPLTLERREGHHGEVVLRKRGEHHEIIANGCFLMDTSDGRSERLLVDAAYDALEARTAAPALLIGGLGVGFSLARAAANPHWRHIIVVEREQAIIDWHRSGPLARISGGALADPRSVILHTDLVTHLGTTTDRYDALCLDIDNGPDWTVTDDNANLYSPAGLAACQGRLEPGGVLAVWSARPSPAFEDALRNAGFTGVRTEEIRVARGVPDVVHLAVRPA